In Erythrobacter sp. F6033, a single genomic region encodes these proteins:
- a CDS encoding PAS domain-containing sensor histidine kinase, with product MELSPLALAIIGLVLAAWTAGAAIMMVRASAKTRRTKALQTSLKRMQRMLDMAPAIPMLVRVDGRIEAPERLARWLGLDAMPNYLSELAPEDDDAGKQGLSESQVKSLSESVRLTQKSAAPFQIAITPPGSGRSLALQGALADPQVSPGGAALVWVFDFTESQDELSRMRKAASQAESDFAALVGLIEAAPVPMWFRGRDLKLQLVNQAYVDAVDAESAAAVIEGQIELLEPEDGQSPAQKARAVLEKQEPEERTTTATLHGERRTLRVSNQPLGKEGVTGYAIDIEEQQQVLREFKAFREAQREMLDQLSVGVAQFSDAEELTFANQPFRRLFELPDGAVRDSLPFERFLSEAREKGLTPEVRDFPEWRSEHAAWFDSTEMQEEAWPLAGGVHLRIVAQPMPDGGIVLVAEDQTESLALSATRDTLLRTRTATLDSLFEALAIFAPDGSVQLWNRSFAGTWGLSSEFLDTHPSADALLEAIGKNLTKPTEAKRIGAVVRAATLDRMEKEGRAQLSDGRTLRFAGVPLPDGNGLLTVLDITDSQKAEQALRERAVALEEADAVKARFLANMSYEFRTPLTTIGGYAELLKSGAAGEIDEGASEYIDSILTAVARLTEQVENVLDLSQSEAGLLPITKEETDLLAFLTKLVRERETAIIKAQLGLDLKGKRGRKVDIDPRQLGRAVGNLLDNAISGTGPDGHILIEILKPDPEGEWSTSFVISDNGAGMASDELERALDGGRSAEDSDTEKRTGLGIPLARQLVAAHGGLLEITSEEGVGTTAIIHLP from the coding sequence ATGGAACTTTCGCCGCTCGCTCTTGCCATCATCGGACTGGTGCTCGCCGCCTGGACTGCGGGCGCGGCGATCATGATGGTCCGCGCAAGTGCGAAGACACGGCGCACCAAAGCTCTTCAGACATCGCTGAAAAGAATGCAGCGTATGCTCGATATGGCGCCCGCCATTCCGATGTTGGTGAGGGTGGATGGCCGGATCGAAGCGCCAGAGCGTCTTGCGCGCTGGCTCGGTCTGGATGCGATGCCCAACTATCTCAGTGAATTGGCGCCAGAAGATGACGATGCGGGCAAACAGGGGCTGTCCGAGTCTCAGGTGAAATCGCTGTCAGAGAGTGTTCGCCTAACCCAGAAGAGCGCAGCGCCATTTCAAATCGCGATTACGCCGCCGGGTTCGGGACGCAGTCTGGCATTGCAAGGGGCGCTTGCCGATCCTCAGGTTTCGCCGGGTGGCGCGGCACTGGTTTGGGTGTTCGACTTTACTGAGAGCCAAGATGAATTGTCGCGAATGCGTAAGGCGGCCTCTCAGGCAGAAAGCGATTTCGCTGCGTTGGTTGGTCTGATTGAGGCTGCTCCGGTGCCGATGTGGTTTCGCGGGCGTGACTTGAAATTGCAGCTTGTAAATCAAGCTTATGTCGATGCGGTCGATGCAGAAAGCGCAGCGGCAGTTATCGAAGGCCAGATCGAATTGCTGGAGCCGGAAGACGGCCAAAGTCCAGCGCAAAAAGCTCGCGCGGTGCTTGAAAAGCAGGAGCCTGAAGAGCGGACTACTACAGCCACCCTGCACGGTGAACGACGCACATTACGGGTGAGCAATCAGCCGCTCGGTAAGGAAGGCGTGACCGGATACGCGATTGATATCGAGGAACAGCAGCAGGTTTTGCGCGAATTCAAGGCATTTCGCGAGGCGCAGCGCGAGATGCTCGATCAGCTTTCCGTCGGCGTTGCGCAATTCAGTGATGCCGAAGAGCTTACCTTCGCCAATCAGCCATTCCGCCGCCTATTTGAGTTGCCTGACGGCGCGGTGCGGGACAGTTTGCCGTTTGAGCGGTTTCTGTCGGAAGCCCGCGAAAAGGGGCTGACACCGGAAGTGCGCGATTTCCCCGAGTGGCGCAGCGAGCATGCCGCTTGGTTCGACTCCACCGAAATGCAGGAAGAGGCATGGCCTCTCGCAGGCGGTGTTCATTTGCGCATTGTGGCGCAGCCAATGCCCGATGGTGGGATTGTGCTCGTTGCAGAGGACCAAACGGAAAGTCTCGCACTTTCCGCCACGCGCGACACTCTTTTGCGCACACGAACGGCGACGCTCGATAGTCTGTTTGAAGCGCTGGCGATCTTTGCGCCTGATGGGTCGGTTCAACTCTGGAACCGTTCTTTTGCTGGCACATGGGGGCTGTCGAGCGAATTCCTCGATACGCACCCAAGTGCCGATGCGTTGTTGGAAGCGATCGGCAAGAATCTTACCAAGCCCACCGAAGCGAAACGGATCGGAGCGGTTGTTCGTGCTGCCACGCTTGATCGAATGGAAAAAGAGGGGCGGGCGCAGCTTTCTGATGGGCGAACGCTTCGGTTCGCTGGTGTTCCGCTGCCAGATGGCAACGGCTTGCTGACTGTTCTCGACATTACGGATTCGCAAAAGGCCGAACAGGCGCTGCGTGAGCGCGCGGTTGCTCTTGAAGAGGCAGATGCAGTCAAGGCGCGCTTCCTCGCCAATATGTCATACGAATTCCGCACGCCGCTCACCACGATTGGTGGCTATGCTGAACTGCTCAAGAGCGGCGCCGCAGGTGAGATCGATGAAGGCGCGAGCGAATATATCGATTCAATCCTAACGGCGGTGGCGCGTTTGACCGAGCAGGTCGAAAACGTGCTGGACCTGTCGCAAAGCGAAGCTGGCCTATTACCGATCACCAAGGAAGAGACCGATCTTTTGGCCTTCCTGACCAAGCTGGTACGCGAGCGGGAAACCGCGATCATCAAAGCCCAGCTCGGCCTGGATTTGAAAGGCAAGCGCGGGCGCAAGGTTGATATCGATCCGCGCCAGTTGGGCCGTGCCGTTGGCAATCTGCTCGACAATGCGATCAGCGGGACCGGACCAGATGGCCATATCTTGATCGAAATCCTTAAACCCGATCCCGAAGGTGAATGGAGCACAAGTTTTGTGATCTCCGACAACGGCGCCGGCATGGCGTCGGATGAACTTGAACGGGCTCTCGATGGAGGACGTTCAGCGGAAGATAGCGACACCGAAAAGCGCACAGGGCTCGGCATCCCGTTGGCGCGGCAATTGGTCGCCGCACATGGCGGATTGCTGGAAATCACCAGCGAGGAAGGCGTGGGCACGACCGCGATCATCCACCTGCCGTGA